Proteins from a genomic interval of Salmo salar chromosome ssa14, Ssal_v3.1, whole genome shotgun sequence:
- the LOC106569671 gene encoding WD repeat-containing protein 47, whose protein sequence is MTAEEIINVKEVEIIKVILDFLNSRKLHISMLALEKESGVINGLFSDDMLFLRQLVLDGQWDEVLQFIQPLECMDKFDRKRFRYIVLKQKFLEALCVNNAMSAEDEPQHLEFTMQEAVKCLHALEEFCPSKDDYSKLCLLLTLPRLTNHAEFKDWNPSTARVHCFEEACTMVAEFIPADRKLSEAGFRASGNRLFQLLIKGVLYECCVEFCQSKATGEEITEGEVLLGVDMLCGNGCDDLDLSLLSWMQNLSHSVFSCAFEQKLLQIHVDRLVKPAKASYADLLTPLISKLSPYPSSPLRRPQSADTYMSRSLNPALDGLSYGLSGQEKRGPGGDTAGRKGMSPMSHSFANFHMGGQSLSRSLMLDSYDCHSIFEESPESSRTDTPVDKMSSGTLRPDSAPGEDAPSPGSAGRNELRDSTEKFEEFYRQRLRVQQHLEQKQQQRQLYQQMLLEGGVQHSDQPAPGTDAMQHSLTEKFLNRSIQKLEELNVGMESLGEEVQSLSQQCNGTGPTPENNNNGDPAGLTPDPTVTLTPEQGRPQGGGVVSSTPQRTAGGQEVPPPNESPVVSQSPQKVAGQTSGLDDSPGALTRSKEGDKPKPLFVAVNTLEDTQAVRAVAFHPTGALYAVGSNSKTLRVCAYPNAPLDTSGVSGMTKQPEVCFKRNKHHKGSIYCVAWSHCGQLLATGSNDKYVKVLPFSSETCNATGPDLEFSMHDGTIRDLAFMEGPESGGAILISAGAGDCNIYTTDCQRGQGLHALSGHTGHILSLYTWGGWMIASGSQDKTVRFWDLRVPSCVRVVGTAFHGSGSPVASVAVDPSGRLLATGQEDSGCMLYDIRGGRMVQTYRPHSSDVRSVRFSPGAHYLLTGSYDTKVMISNLQGDLTKPLPLTLVGEHGDKVIQCRWHTHDLSFLSSSADRTVTLWTHNP, encoded by the exons ATGACAGCAGAGGAGATCATCAATGTGAAGGAGGTGGAGATCATCAAGGtgatcctggacttcctcaaCTCCAGGAAGCTCCACATTAGCATGCTGGCCCTGGAGAAGGAGAGCGGAGTCATCAACGGACTCTTCTCTGACGACATGCTCTTCCTCAG GCAACTGGTACTAGATGGGCAGTGGGACGAGGTGCTTCAGTTTATTCAGCCGCTGGAGTGCATGGACAAGTTTGACAGGAAAAG GTTCCGTTACATCGTCCTGAAGCAGAAGTTTCTGGAGGCCCTGTGTGTGAACAACGCCATGTCTGCTGAGGACGAGCCACAGCAT ctGGAGTTCACCATGCAGGAGGCGGTGAAGTGTCTTCATGCCCTGGAGGAGTTCTGTCCATCTAAAGATGACTACAGCAAGCTATGTCTGCTCCTCACTCTGCCTCGTCTCACCAACCACGCTGAGTTCAAG GACTGGAACCCCAGCACGGCACGGGTGCACTGTTTTGAGGAGGCGTGCACCATGGTGGCAGAGTTCATCCCTGCAGACAGGAAGCTGAGTGAGGCGGGGTTCAGGGCCTCAGGGAACCGCCTCTTCCAGCTCCTCattaaaggagttctgtatgagTGCTGTGTAGAGTTCTGTCAG AGCAAGGCGACAGGCGAGGAGATCACGGAGGGCGAGGTGCTCCTAGGGGTGGACATGCTGTGTGGGAACGGCTGTGACGACCTGGACCTGTCCTTACTGTCCTGGATGCAGAACCTGTCCCACAGTGTCTTTTCCTGCGCCTTCGAGCAGAAGTTGCTTCAGATTCATGTGGACCGCCTGGTCAAGCCTGCCAAGGCCAGCTATGCAGACCTCCTCACCCCGCTCATCAGCAAACTGTCCCCCTACCCCTCCTCGCCCCTCCGCCGCCCCCAGTCCGCAGACACCTACATGTCCCGGTCTCTGAACCCGGCCCTGGACGGCCTGTCATATGGGCTGTCTGGCCAGGAGAAGAGGGGCCCAGGGGGGGACACGGCAGGGAGGAAGGGGATGTCCCCCATGTCTCATTCCTTCGCTAACTTCCACATGGGGGGTCAGAGTCTAAGCAGGAGTCTGATGTTGGACAGCTATGACTGCCACAGCATCTTTGAGGAGTCTCCTGAGAG CTCCAGGACGGACACGCCCGTGGATAAGATGAGTTCAGGCACCCTGCGCCCCGACTCCGCCCCTGGAGAGGACGCCCCGTCACCAGGCTCTGCAGGGAGGAACGAG TTGCGTGACTCGACAGAGAAGTTTGAGGAATTCTACCGCCAGCGTTTGAGGGTCCAGCAGCACCTGGAAcagaagcagcagcagagacAACTCTACCAGCAGATGCTTCTGGAGGGAGGAGTACAACACAGTGACCAGCCAGCCCCCGGGACAGACGCCATGCAGCACAGCCTCACTGAGAAGTTCCTCAacag GTCTATTCAGAAGCTGGAGGAGTTGAACGTAGGGATGGAGAGTCTAGGGGAGGAGGTCCAGTCTCTGTCCCAGCAGTGTAACGGCACGGGCCCGACCCCCGAGAACAACAACAACGGTGACCCCGCaggcctgacccctgaccccactGTGACCCTGACCCCCGAGCAGGGCCGCCCTCAGGGAGGAGGGGTGGTCAGCAGCACCCCACAACGCACCGCAGGGGGACAGGAGGTCCCCCCACCTAACGAATCCCCCGTGGTCTCCCAGAG tcCCCAGAAAGTAGCTGGACAGACCTCTGGATTAGATGACTCGCCAGGAGCCCTCACCCGGAGTAAAGAG GGGGACAAGCCCAAGCCCCTGTTTGTGGCTGTGAATACCCTGGAAGACACTCAGGCAGTGCGCGCTGTAGCCTTCCACCCCACGGGAGCACTATACGCTGTGGGCTCCAACTCCAAGACGCTACGCGTGTGTGCCTACCCAAACGCTCCACTGgacaccag TGGGGTATCAGGTATGACCAAGCAGCCGGAGGTTTGTTTTAAGAGGAATAAGCACCATAAGGGTTCTATCTACTGTGTGGCCTGGAGTCACTGTGGACAGCTGCTAGCCACCGGCTCCAATGACAAATATGTCAAAGTCCTGCCCTTTAGCTCAGAGACCTGCAACGCCACAG gTCCAGACCTGGAGTTCAGTATGCACGACGGTACCATCAGAGACCTGGCGTTCATGGAGGGACCAGAAAGTGGAGGGGCCATCCTGATCAGCGCCGGAGCCGGAGACTGTAACATCTACACCACTGACTGTCAGAGAGGACAGGGCTTACACGCTCTCAGtggacacacag GTCATATCCTGTCTCTGTATACGTGGGGAGGATGGATGATAGCGTCAGGCTCTCAGGACAAGACTGTGAGGTTCTGGGACCTGAGAGTACCGAGCTGCGTCAGAGTGGTGGGCACTGCCTTTCATGGATCAG gcAGTCCTGTTGCCTCGGTAGCGGTGGACCCTAGCGGTCGTCTCCTAGCGACGGGCCAGGAGGACAGCGGCTGTATGCTTTATGACATCAGAGGGGGACGCATGGTGCAGACATACCGGCCCCACTCCAGTGATGTGCGCTCTGTTAGGTTCTCCCCCGGGGCACACTACCTGCTCACTGGTTCCTACGACACCAAGGTCATGATCAGCAACCTGCAAG